In Desulfovibrio aminophilus, a single genomic region encodes these proteins:
- a CDS encoding ABC transporter permease: MSVLKRPSFLSRHGLLVLGLGLVGVMSLAAVLAPWIAPFNPLDIDVNVILQPPSWTHPLGTDALGRDVFSRILWGGRVSLWVGFVAVGISTAIGLALGLVAGYFGKLTDEIVMRGVDVMLCFPSFFLILAVIAFLEPSLTNIMIVIGLTSWMGVARLVRAETLTLKSRDFVLAARVAGAGPGRILLRHILPNALAPVLVSASLGVAGAILVESSLSFLGLGVQPPDPSWGNMLMEGKDVLGIAPWLSVFPGLAILLTVLGYNLLGESLRDLLDPRLKQ, translated from the coding sequence ATGAGCGTGCTGAAACGGCCCTCGTTCCTCTCGCGCCACGGCCTGCTCGTGCTGGGGCTGGGGCTGGTGGGCGTCATGTCCCTGGCCGCCGTCCTGGCTCCCTGGATCGCGCCCTTCAACCCCCTGGACATCGACGTGAACGTCATCCTCCAGCCGCCGTCCTGGACCCACCCCCTGGGCACCGACGCCCTGGGCCGCGACGTGTTCTCGCGCATCCTCTGGGGCGGCCGGGTCTCGCTCTGGGTCGGCTTCGTGGCCGTGGGCATCTCCACGGCCATCGGCCTGGCCCTGGGGCTGGTGGCCGGATACTTCGGCAAGCTCACCGACGAGATCGTCATGCGCGGGGTGGACGTGATGCTCTGCTTCCCGTCCTTCTTCCTCATCCTGGCGGTCATCGCCTTCCTGGAACCGAGCCTGACGAACATCATGATCGTCATCGGCCTGACCTCCTGGATGGGCGTGGCCCGGCTCGTGCGGGCCGAGACCCTGACCCTCAAGTCCCGGGACTTCGTGCTGGCCGCGCGCGTGGCCGGGGCGGGCCCGGGCCGCATCCTGCTCCGGCACATCCTGCCCAACGCCCTGGCCCCGGTGCTCGTCTCGGCCAGCCTGGGCGTGGCCGGGGCCATCCTGGTGGAGTCCTCGCTGAGCTTCCTGGGCCTGGGCGTGCAGCCGCCAGACCCGTCCTGGGGCAACATGCTCATGGAGGGCAAGGACGTGCTCGGCATCGCGCCCTGGCTCTCGGTCTTCCCGGGGCTGGCCATCCTGCTCACGGTGCTCGGCTATAACCTGCTGGGCGAATCCCTGCGCGACCTCCTGGACCCGAGGCTCAAGCAGTGA
- a CDS encoding ABC transporter permease: protein MRVLSRILLKLLWIAVVFLGITVVSFWVIHLAPGTPTDLQTTMNPTVTPEARARLEKLYGLDQPIHVQYGRWIARLATFDFGQSVSGDNRPVWDKIEERLPLTFGMNVASLILTLLLAVPIGVLSAWKRNGPFDRSMTVLVFIGFAMPGFWLALLLMLALGIHWPVLPISGITSLDFPHLSFWGKAADLARHLALPIFIYTFGSLAGLSRFMRASMLEVLRQDYIMTARAKGLPERTVIFRHALRNALMPVITILGLSVPGLIGGSVIIESIFALPGLGQLFYQAVMARDYPLIMGSLVLGAVLTLAGNLLADLGYGLADPRARRSGGESA, encoded by the coding sequence ATGCGCGTGCTCTCCCGCATCCTGCTCAAGCTCCTCTGGATCGCCGTGGTCTTCCTCGGGATCACGGTGGTCAGCTTCTGGGTCATCCACCTGGCCCCGGGCACGCCCACCGACCTCCAGACCACCATGAACCCCACGGTCACGCCCGAGGCCCGGGCCCGCCTGGAGAAGCTCTACGGCCTGGACCAGCCCATCCACGTGCAGTACGGCCGCTGGATCGCCCGGCTGGCCACCTTCGACTTCGGCCAGTCCGTGTCCGGCGACAACCGGCCCGTGTGGGACAAGATCGAGGAGCGCCTGCCGCTGACCTTCGGCATGAACGTGGCCTCCCTGATCCTGACCCTGCTCCTGGCCGTGCCCATCGGCGTGCTCTCGGCCTGGAAACGCAACGGCCCCTTCGACCGCTCCATGACCGTGCTCGTGTTCATCGGCTTCGCCATGCCCGGGTTCTGGCTGGCCCTGCTGCTCATGCTGGCCCTGGGCATCCACTGGCCCGTGCTGCCCATCTCGGGCATCACCTCCCTGGACTTCCCGCACCTGTCCTTTTGGGGCAAGGCCGCGGACCTGGCCCGGCACCTGGCCCTGCCCATCTTCATCTACACCTTCGGCTCCCTGGCCGGGCTCTCGCGCTTCATGCGCGCCTCCATGCTGGAGGTCCTGCGCCAGGACTACATCATGACCGCCCGGGCCAAGGGCCTGCCCGAGCGGACGGTGATCTTCCGCCACGCCCTGCGCAACGCCCTCATGCCGGTGATCACCATCCTCGGCCTGTCCGTGCCCGGGCTCATCGGCGGCAGCGTGATCATCGAGTCCATCTTCGCCCTGCCCGGCCTGGGCCAGCTCTTCTACCAGGCGGTCATGGCCCGGGACTATCCGCTCATCATGGGCAGCCTCGTGCTCGGCGCGGTGCTCACCCTGGCGGGCAACCTCCTGGCGGACCTGGGCTACGGCCTGGCCGACCCGCGCGCGCGCCGCTCCGGCGGGGAGTCAGCATGA
- a CDS encoding kinase inhibitor, with protein MRHILFTLLLTLALAANALAGGFALNSPDLRDGGTVAPAQVLNGFGCTGANVSPALAWTDPPAGTKSLALTVYDPDAPTGSGWWHWVVFNIPASARALPSGAGSGKAALPAGAVQSRTDFGAPGYGGPCPPPGKPHRYVFTLFALDVERLDLQPDAPAAMVGFNLNAHALGTASLTATYGR; from the coding sequence ATGCGTCACATTCTTTTCACACTTCTGCTCACGCTGGCCCTGGCCGCCAACGCCCTGGCCGGGGGCTTCGCCCTGAACAGCCCGGACCTGCGCGACGGCGGCACGGTGGCCCCGGCCCAGGTGCTCAACGGCTTCGGCTGCACCGGGGCCAACGTCTCCCCGGCCCTGGCCTGGACCGATCCGCCCGCAGGGACCAAGAGCCTCGCGCTCACGGTCTACGACCCGGACGCGCCCACGGGCAGCGGCTGGTGGCATTGGGTGGTCTTCAACATCCCGGCCTCGGCCCGGGCGCTGCCGTCCGGCGCGGGCAGCGGCAAGGCCGCCCTGCCCGCCGGGGCGGTGCAGTCGCGCACCGACTTCGGCGCTCCGGGCTACGGCGGCCCCTGCCCGCCTCCGGGCAAGCCCCACCGCTACGTCTTCACCCTCTTCGCCCTGGACGTGGAGCGCCTGGACCTCCAGCCGGACGCCCCGGCGGCCATGGTCGGCTTCAACCTGAACGCCCACGCCCTGGGCACGGCCTCGCTCACCGCCACCTACGGCCGCTGA
- a CDS encoding helix-turn-helix transcriptional regulator, with product MDLARILTALRRFPGQTPPPFLGWVRALEHHRLRAVTLARSAAVLVLEGRKTVYLGEGILKAPAGALFLLPAQTGVVVENAPDPAGGRYTALCLEFREEMIARVAAHVPPSQPAAAPPASWIVPRNEALDAALAHLLDMALACPDDARVLDLCLESLLTLIAGRCAFFSLFWSAASSWRARCAGLAATDPGRAWTCSEMGGRLGVSERGLRRHLEAEGTSLRRVLRDVRLNTGLNLLQGGLPVGEAAFRSGYSSASRFAARFREQFGMSPSDVLRVAAPG from the coding sequence ATGGACCTCGCCCGCATCCTGACCGCCCTGCGCCGCTTCCCGGGCCAGACGCCTCCGCCCTTCCTGGGCTGGGTCCGGGCCCTGGAGCATCACCGGCTGCGGGCCGTCACCCTGGCCCGGAGCGCGGCCGTGCTCGTGCTCGAAGGCCGCAAGACCGTTTACCTCGGAGAAGGAATCCTGAAAGCCCCGGCGGGCGCCCTCTTCCTCCTCCCGGCCCAGACCGGGGTGGTGGTGGAGAACGCCCCGGACCCGGCCGGAGGGCGCTACACCGCGCTCTGCCTGGAGTTCCGGGAGGAGATGATCGCCCGCGTGGCGGCCCATGTCCCGCCGTCGCAACCGGCCGCCGCCCCTCCAGCCTCCTGGATCGTCCCGCGAAACGAGGCCCTGGACGCGGCCCTGGCGCACCTCCTGGACATGGCCCTGGCCTGCCCGGACGACGCCCGCGTCCTGGATCTCTGCCTGGAAAGCCTGCTGACCCTCATCGCCGGACGCTGCGCCTTCTTCTCCCTGTTCTGGAGCGCGGCCTCCTCCTGGCGGGCCCGCTGCGCCGGGCTGGCCGCCACGGACCCGGGCCGGGCCTGGACCTGCTCCGAGATGGGCGGCCGCCTCGGCGTGAGCGAGCGCGGCCTGCGCCGCCACCTGGAGGCCGAGGGCACGAGCCTGCGCCGAGTCCTGCGCGACGTGCGCCTGAACACGGGCCTGAACCTGCTCCAGGGCGGCCTGCCGGTGGGCGAGGCGGCCTTCCGCAGCGGCTATTCCTCGGCCTCGCGCTTCGCGGCCCGCTTCCGCGAGCAGTTCGGCATGAGCCCCAGCGACGTGCTGCGCGTGGCCGCCCCGGGCTGA
- a CDS encoding DUF169 domain-containing protein, giving the protein MDSSIVKSLHPEFDPVAVVWSDTLPADAFQFKKGKFGCVLYLFAVASVDGRIACGSRESIACTGGRAALGFGCDFDVSDGQLDLHAALFSKGLQSAGNRAAYQAEMEAAPKNWRDLYEYGERRHSTAELAREWIRHEFPRYDIEHEYVLFKPLSLTSVEENIRAVIFPVNPVELSGLLTVAGSVMRGTDPLRAPQGTDCCGIAAFAYAEAESAAPRAVLGMTGSDGRDAMRRRFRDDIMTLTLPAPLFFLMEQEADDCVLQLPSWKKLVGRA; this is encoded by the coding sequence ATGGACAGTTCGATCGTTAAAAGCCTCCATCCGGAGTTCGATCCGGTGGCGGTTGTCTGGAGCGACACCCTGCCAGCCGACGCATTCCAGTTCAAGAAAGGCAAATTCGGGTGTGTCCTCTATTTATTCGCGGTGGCAAGCGTGGACGGCAGAATCGCCTGTGGCAGCCGTGAGAGCATTGCCTGCACGGGAGGCCGCGCGGCGCTGGGTTTCGGGTGCGATTTCGATGTATCGGACGGGCAGTTGGATCTGCATGCCGCCCTGTTCAGCAAAGGGCTTCAATCCGCAGGCAACCGGGCGGCCTATCAGGCCGAAATGGAGGCTGCGCCCAAGAACTGGCGCGATCTGTACGAGTATGGCGAGCGCAGGCACAGTACCGCGGAACTGGCGAGGGAGTGGATTCGCCATGAATTCCCGCGATACGACATCGAGCACGAGTATGTGCTGTTCAAGCCGCTGAGCCTCACCTCTGTCGAGGAGAACATCCGGGCCGTCATCTTCCCGGTCAACCCGGTTGAACTCTCGGGGCTTCTGACCGTCGCGGGATCTGTGATGCGAGGAACCGATCCCCTGCGGGCTCCCCAGGGAACGGATTGCTGCGGCATCGCGGCGTTTGCCTATGCGGAGGCGGAGTCGGCAGCCCCCAGGGCGGTGCTGGGCATGACGGGAAGCGATGGCCGCGACGCCATGCGCCGACGGTTCCGGGACGATATCATGACGCTCACCCTGCCAGCCCCCCTTTTCTTCCTGATGGAACAGGAAGCAGACGACTGTGTTCTCCAGCTCCCGTCATGGAAAAAGCTGGTTGGACGGGCGTAA
- a CDS encoding multidrug efflux SMR transporter, with protein MGYLYLSMAIVAEVVGTSALKASQGFTMLCPGIVAIAAYGASLYLLSIVLKTIPVGVAYAIWSGVGISLIAIIGAVLFDQVPDIPAIAGIVLIMTGVAVINVFSKNAGH; from the coding sequence ATGGGGTATCTGTATCTTTCCATGGCAATAGTGGCGGAAGTGGTTGGGACCAGCGCCCTGAAGGCCTCGCAAGGGTTCACCATGCTGTGCCCGGGCATTGTGGCGATTGCGGCGTATGGCGCATCGCTCTATCTGTTGTCCATTGTGCTGAAAACGATACCCGTAGGCGTCGCCTATGCAATATGGTCAGGGGTTGGGATATCGCTCATCGCCATAATAGGCGCGGTTTTGTTTGATCAAGTTCCCGATATCCCGGCAATAGCCGGGATCGTGCTGATAATGACCGGCGTCGCAGTAATCAATGTATTCTCGAAAAATGCCGGTCATTGA
- a CDS encoding PLP-dependent aminotransferase family protein — protein MRRAADIEIALTPKPEGMTLQRWLYDEIRTAILSGRLVPGARLPATRDLALRLKISRGTVLAVYDQLGAEGYIRGATGRGSFIAPELPDLPPRSRASGSVAVEFMGGSAAGTTQETMTTTLSTRGKLLTMTPFGVAGRPFPARAFRTNQPDVAAFPIELWTRITAGRSRRLRPELLTDVDARGYQPLREAIAGYLRPNRGITCSADHVVLVNSVQQILDVSARLLLDPGGAVWVEDPGYPGAHAVFAAAGAKVVDIPVDSNGMDVAYARGQAPDARLAYVTAGRQAPMGSVLALDRRLALLAWAHRNDAMLIEDDYDSEYRYEGAPLSAMKSLDEAGRVIYCGTFSKLLFPSLRISYAVLPDQLIDPFAAALSLTARYAALTAQITLHEFIAEGHLGRHMRRMRLLYAERAQALRQAAREYLEGLLEVPEIAMGLDTPTFLPADRDDQDAARLAARAGIESIPLSLYARTHSVRPGLLLGFAAVGPAEIASGMRTLARVLGV, from the coding sequence ATGCGACGAGCCGCTGACATCGAGATCGCCTTGACGCCGAAGCCGGAAGGAATGACGCTGCAACGGTGGCTGTACGATGAAATTCGTACAGCCATCCTTTCGGGAAGGCTGGTGCCGGGGGCGCGCCTGCCCGCCACCCGCGACTTGGCGTTGCGATTGAAAATTTCTCGCGGCACGGTCCTGGCCGTATATGACCAGTTGGGCGCGGAAGGCTATATCCGGGGCGCAACGGGAAGAGGCAGCTTTATCGCCCCGGAATTGCCGGACCTGCCTCCCCGGTCGCGCGCTTCGGGCAGCGTGGCGGTGGAATTCATGGGCGGGAGCGCAGCCGGGACCACGCAGGAGACGATGACTACAACCTTGTCCACCCGGGGGAAACTGCTGACCATGACGCCGTTCGGCGTCGCCGGTCGTCCTTTTCCGGCCCGGGCATTCCGCACCAATCAGCCGGATGTCGCGGCATTTCCCATCGAGCTGTGGACGCGCATCACCGCCGGCAGATCACGGCGGTTGCGACCGGAGCTCCTTACGGATGTGGACGCCCGCGGCTACCAACCGCTGCGCGAGGCCATCGCCGGTTATCTCCGTCCCAACCGTGGTATCACCTGCTCCGCCGACCATGTGGTGCTGGTGAACAGTGTCCAACAGATACTTGATGTCAGCGCCCGGCTCCTGCTTGATCCGGGCGGAGCCGTATGGGTCGAGGACCCCGGCTATCCCGGCGCGCACGCGGTGTTCGCCGCCGCAGGCGCAAAAGTCGTGGACATTCCGGTGGATTCAAACGGCATGGACGTGGCTTACGCGCGCGGTCAGGCTCCCGATGCGCGATTGGCCTATGTCACTGCCGGAAGGCAGGCGCCCATGGGCTCGGTACTGGCGCTGGACCGTCGCCTCGCCCTGCTGGCCTGGGCCCACCGCAACGACGCCATGTTGATCGAGGACGACTACGACAGCGAATACCGCTACGAGGGCGCGCCGCTCTCCGCTATGAAGAGTCTGGATGAAGCGGGCCGGGTGATCTATTGCGGAACCTTCAGCAAGCTGCTCTTTCCCAGTCTCCGCATCTCCTACGCCGTGCTGCCTGATCAATTGATCGACCCGTTCGCCGCCGCCTTGTCCCTTACGGCACGCTACGCCGCGCTCACGGCCCAGATCACGTTGCACGAATTCATTGCCGAGGGCCATTTGGGCCGCCACATGCGGCGGATGCGGCTGCTCTATGCCGAGCGCGCCCAGGCCCTGCGGCAAGCGGCCCGCGAGTACCTGGAGGGGCTGCTTGAAGTCCCGGAAATCGCCATGGGACTGGACACGCCGACATTTCTTCCGGCCGATCGGGATGACCAGGATGCCGCCCGCCTGGCGGCCCGGGCGGGAATCGAGAGCATCCCGTTGTCGCTGTATGCCAGAACGCACTCCGTGAGGCCGGGATTGCTGCTCGGATTCGCCGCCGTAGGCCCGGCCGAGATCGCTTCCGGGATGCGTACCCTCGCCCGAGTGTTGGGCGTCTGA
- a CDS encoding S9 family peptidase yields MHAPYVRYHFQDQDMDFTFGSVVLGSVSSGGAEIGEAFAAAARIADGDAASWQREWLKAAELAQARGEKALSGGHAVSARRQFLRASNYFRIALLAMLPDDPRLPRVAAMSRELMRRAGALMEPPLESIEIPFEDTRLPGYFRPADAGGKATKTLIMLGGGETFAEDLVFYIMAQAHERGYNFLTVDLPGQGLMPMRGKFFRPEMWKPVMAVVDHALKRPEVDPRRLAVYGISGGGGFAPQAAQHDRRIKAVAMNSCVVDAHRLFAAMTPVTSATPERVATWNSFHANTVKAVAWRWNVPLDDIPGLVEANRGFAFDPAEVRIPALILVGEGEYGNPEVRRQQEACLSGLANPRKRLVVTPLAEGATNHCIMENRSLMAQELFDWLDETLR; encoded by the coding sequence ATGCATGCGCCCTACGTGCGCTATCATTTCCAGGACCAGGACATGGATTTCACCTTCGGTTCGGTGGTGCTGGGCTCGGTGTCCAGCGGGGGCGCGGAGATCGGCGAGGCCTTCGCCGCGGCCGCGCGCATCGCCGACGGGGACGCGGCCTCCTGGCAGCGGGAGTGGCTCAAGGCCGCCGAACTGGCCCAGGCCCGGGGCGAGAAGGCGCTGTCCGGCGGGCACGCGGTCAGCGCGCGCCGGCAGTTCCTGCGGGCGTCCAACTATTTCCGCATCGCCCTTCTGGCCATGCTGCCCGACGATCCGCGCCTGCCCCGCGTGGCAGCCATGAGCCGGGAGCTCATGCGCCGGGCCGGGGCGCTCATGGAGCCGCCCCTGGAGTCCATCGAGATTCCCTTCGAGGACACGCGGCTTCCCGGCTACTTCCGCCCGGCCGATGCGGGCGGGAAGGCGACGAAGACGCTCATCATGCTCGGCGGCGGCGAGACCTTCGCCGAGGACCTGGTTTTCTACATCATGGCCCAGGCCCACGAGCGGGGCTACAACTTCCTCACCGTGGACCTGCCCGGACAGGGGCTCATGCCCATGCGGGGCAAGTTCTTCCGGCCGGAGATGTGGAAGCCGGTCATGGCCGTGGTGGACCATGCGCTGAAGCGGCCCGAGGTGGATCCCCGACGGTTGGCGGTCTACGGCATCAGCGGGGGCGGCGGATTCGCGCCCCAGGCGGCCCAGCACGACCGGCGGATCAAGGCCGTGGCCATGAACAGCTGCGTGGTGGACGCTCATCGGCTTTTCGCGGCCATGACGCCGGTGACCTCGGCCACGCCGGAACGCGTGGCGACCTGGAACAGCTTCCACGCCAATACGGTCAAGGCCGTGGCCTGGCGCTGGAACGTGCCCCTCGACGACATTCCCGGGCTGGTGGAGGCCAACAGGGGCTTCGCCTTCGATCCCGCCGAGGTGCGGATTCCCGCGCTGATCCTGGTGGGCGAGGGCGAGTACGGCAATCCCGAGGTGCGCCGCCAGCAGGAGGCCTGCCTGTCCGGCCTGGCCAATCCGCGCAAGCGGCTGGTGGTCACGCCCCTGGCCGAAGGCGCGACCAACCACTGCATCATGGAGAACCGGAGCCTCATGGCCCAGGAACTCTTCGACTGGCTGGACGAGACGCTGCGCTGA